One segment of Manihot esculenta cultivar AM560-2 chromosome 4, M.esculenta_v8, whole genome shotgun sequence DNA contains the following:
- the LOC110614031 gene encoding uncharacterized protein At1g08160 yields the protein MAHGSATQTHSKLLRVMAMIILTLIFLLGLAVLITWIVIKPKQLVYTIENGSVSNFSLKYNHLSASFDFVIRARNPNRRISIYYDSIDVSLSYDDQTIAFNTLDPFHQPRRNETQLEAKLEARDAALSSGLAKDLKIEKSAGKVQLDVRIKARIRYKVGIWKSKHRTLRILCPSVMLHFSSSEVAQRTFCVIEN from the coding sequence ATGGCTCATGGTTCCGCCACCCAAACCCACTCGAAGCTGCTTCGAGTCATGGCTATGATCATACTAACCCTGATATTCCTTCTGGGTCTAGCTGTGCTAATCACTTGGATAGTAATCAAGCCAAAACAACTTGTTTACACCATTGAAAATGGTTCTGTTAGTAACTTCAGCCTAAAGTACAACCACCTTAGTGCTTCATTTGATTTTGTGATTAGGGCACGTAACCCTAATCGCAGGATCTCTATATACTATGATTCTATCGATGTTTCTTTATCTTATGATGATCAAACCATTGCATTCAACACATTGGATCCATTTCATCAACCCCGAAGGAATGAGACTCAACTAGAGGCAAAGCTTGAAGCTAGAGATGCTGCATTGTCTAGTGGGTTGGCTAAGGACTTGAAGAttgaaaaatcagcaggaaaggtGCAGTTAGATGTGAGAATCAAGGCAAGAATAAGGTATAAGGTTGGGATATGGAAATCTAAGCATCGAACTCTTAGGATTTTATGTCCATCAGTGATGTTGCATTTCTCTTCTTCAGAGGTTGCCCAGAGGACTTTCTGTGTCATTGAAAATTAG